A genomic region of Cannabis sativa cultivar Pink pepper isolate KNU-18-1 chromosome 1, ASM2916894v1, whole genome shotgun sequence contains the following coding sequences:
- the LOC115705051 gene encoding WD repeat-containing protein VIP3: MKLAGLKSFENAHDESIWAATWVPATETRSALLLTGSLDETVKLWKPDDLILQRTNTGHCLGVVSVAAHPSGHFAASASLDSFVRVFDVDTNNTLANLEAPPSEVWQMQFDPRGTILAVAGGGSASVKLWDTATWNLVATLSIPRPEAAKPSEKNSSKKFVLSVAWSPDGRRLACGSMDGTISVFDVGRSKFLHHLEGHFMPVRSLAYSPTEPRLLFSASDDAHVHMYDAEGKTLVGAMSGHSSWVLSVDVSPDGTAIATGSSDRTVRLWDIGMRAAVQTMSNHADQVWGVAFGPAGGPGRLASVSDDKSISLYDFS; this comes from the exons ATGAAACTCGCGGGACTCAAATCGTTCGAGAACGCCCACGATGAGTCCATCTGGGCGGCCACGTGGGTTCCGGCAACGGAGACCCGATCCGCCTTGCTTCTGACCGGTTCCCTCGACGAGACCGTCAAGCTATGGAAGCCAGATGACCTAATCCTCCAGCGAACCAATACCGGCCACTGTCTCGGAGTGGTCTCCGTCGCCGCTCACCCCTCCGGCCACTTTGCCGCATCCGCCTCCCTCGACAGCTTCGTTAGGGTTTTCGATGTCGACACTAATAACACCTTAGCTAATCTTGAAGCTCCTCCTTCCGAAGTCTGGCAAATGCAATTTGATCCCAGG GGCACCATCCTAGCAGTTGCAGGCGGGGGCAGCGCATCAGTGAAGCTTTGGGACACAGCCACATGGAATTTGGTTGCCACTTTATCGATTCCTCGGCCTGAAGCAGCAAAACCATCTGAGAAAAACAGCAGCAAGAAGTTTGTTCTGTCAGTTGCTTGGAGTCCGGATGGAAGACGGCTTGCTTGTGGCTCAATGGACGGAACTATTTCTGTGTTTGATGTTGGCCGTTCCAAGTTTCTTCACCACCTGGAAGGCCATTTCATGCCTGTACGCTCACTGGCATATTCTCCCACCGAACCAAGGCTGCTGTTTTCAGCCTCAGATGATGCCCATGTACACATGTACGATGCTGAGGGTAAGACTCTTGTTGGGGCCATGTCGGGGCACTCTAGCTGGGTGCTGAGTGTGGATGTTAGCCCAGATGGGACAGCTATTGCAACAGGTTCAAGTGACAGAACAGTGCGGCTATGGGACATCGGCATGAGGGCTGCTGTCCAGACAATGAGCAACCACGCCGACCAAGTTTGGGGAGTGGCCTTTGGACCAGCCGGAGGGCCTGGTCGGCTTGCTAGTGTATCAGATGATAAGAGTATATCCCTATATGACTTCTCCTGA